Proteins found in one Myxocyprinus asiaticus isolate MX2 ecotype Aquarium Trade unplaced genomic scaffold, UBuf_Myxa_2 HiC_scaffold_74, whole genome shotgun sequence genomic segment:
- the LOC127439520 gene encoding tripartite motif-containing protein 16-like protein: MAETNISVAPYQFCCPVCLDLLKDPVTIPCGHSYCMNCITDCFNEDHNTGIYKCPQCRQTFNPRPALCKNVMFAEMVEKLKKTRIQETPCYAGAADVDCDVCTGRKQKAVKSCLVCLNSYCQNHLEQHENLFKTKRHNLTDATGRLQQMICPRHDKMLEIYCRTDQKCICILCMVDEHKNHDSVSAAAARTEKQIHFEETQIKLQKRILQKEKDVQDLSEAVMFHKHSAQTAVEDCELIFTELISSIERRRSEVTQLIRDQEKAAVSRAEDLLEQLEQEIDDLRRRNAEMQQLSHTDDHIHFLQSFQSLSVPPGSTDNINVTSHLSYDHVVKSVSQLRDKLEQFCTEETEKISAIVKTTQINFAPENETRKEFLQYYRPFTLDPNTVHKHFNLSKENTKASYTKAVQPYPDHPDRFDYWWQVLCSESLDGRCYWEVEWSANEGACVGIAVTYKNICRKGQHNKCLTGRNELSWKLSCSSSRYRFWHNNIKTELPEVFPNSRRIGVYVDHKAGILSFYSVSDTMSLIHRVQTTFTQPLYPVFGLDKNTAVKLCLLKA, encoded by the exons ATGGCAGAAACCAATATTTCAGTGGCTCCGTATCAGTTCTGCTGTCCAGTGTGTCTGGATCTCCTCAAGGATCCAGTGACCATTCCCTGTGGACACAGTTACTGTATGAACTGTATTACAGACTGCTTTAATGAAGATCATAATACAGGGATATACAAATGCCCTCAGTGCAGACAGACCTTCAATCCAAGACCTGCTTTATGTAAAAATGTGATGTTTGCTGAAATGGTGGAGAAACTGAAGAAGACGAGAATCCAAGAGACTCCCTGTTACGCTGGTGCTGCAGATGTGGATTGTGATGTCTGTACTGGAAGAAAACAGAAAGCGGTCAAGTCCTGTCTGGTGTGTCTCAACTCTTACTGTCAAAATCATCTTGAACAACATGAAAATCTGTTCAAGACTAAGAGACACAACTTGACTGATGCCACTGGACGACTCCAGCAGATGATCTGCCCTCGACATGATAAAATGCTGGAAATTTACTGCCGCACTGACCAGAAGTGTATTTGTATTCTGTGTATGGTGGATGAACACAAGAACCACGACAGTGTATCAGCTGCAGCAGCGAGAACTGAGAAACAG ATACATTTTGAGGAAACACAAATTAAACTCCAGAAGAGAATCCTGCAGAAAGAGAAAGATGTTCAGGATCTGAGTGAGGCTGTGATGTTTCACAAG CACTCTGCACAGACAGCAGTGGAGGACTGTGAGCTGATCTTCACTGAGTTGATCTCATCCATTGAGAGAAGGCGCTCTGAGGTGACACAGCTGATCAGAGATCAGGAAAAGGCTGCAGTGAGTCGAGCTGAAGATCTCTTGGAGCAACTGGAGCAGGAGATTGATGATCTGAGGAGGAGAAATGCAGAGATGCAGCAGCTTTCACACACTGATGATCACATTCATTTCCTTCAG AGTTTCCAGTCACTCTCTGTGCCTCCTGGATCAACAGACAACATCAATGTCACTTCTCATCTCTCTTATGATCATGTAGTGAAATCTGTCTCACAACTCAGAGACAAACTGGAGCAGTTCTGTACAGAGGAGACCGAGAAGATATCTGCTATAG TTAAAACTACCCAGATCAATTTCGCACCTGAAAATGAGACCAGGAAGGAGTTCCTACAAT ATTACCGTCCGTTCACTCTGGATCCAAACACAGTGCATAAACATTTTAATCTGTCTAAAGAGAACACCAAGGCTTCTTACACTAAAGCAGTTCAGCCGTATCCTGATCATCCAGACAGATTTGATTATTGGTGGCAGGTGTTGTGTAGCGAGAGTTTGGATGGACGCTGTTACTGGGAAGTGGAGTGGAGTGCGAATGAAGGTGCTTGTGTGGGTATCGCAGTGACATATAAAAACATCTGCAGGAAGGGACAGCATAACAAGTGTTTGACTGGACGTAATGAACTGTCCTGGAAATTATCCTGCTCTAGCTCCAGATACAGATTCTGGCACAATAATATTAAGACTGAACTGCCTGAAGTATTCCCCAACTCCAGAAGAATAGGAGTGTATGTAGATCACAAAGCAGGAATTCTGTCCTTCTACAGCGTCTCTGACACAATGAGCCTCATTCACAGAGTCCAGACCACATTCACTCAACCTCTGTATCCTGTGTTCGGACTAGATAAAAACACAGCTGTGAAACTGTGCCTTCTAAAAGCATAA